A region of Domibacillus sp. DTU_2020_1001157_1_SI_ALB_TIR_016 DNA encodes the following proteins:
- a CDS encoding NtaA/DmoA family FMN-dependent monooxygenase (This protein belongs to a clade of FMN-dependent monooxygenases, within a broader family of flavin-dependent oxidoreductases, the luciferase-like monooxygenase (LMM) family, some of whose members use coenzyme F420 rather than FMN.) → MNNKKEFTSGVQDVDNTDARTQKIQKKQMVLGVALGNNFGIHQGAWRMPHVDPNDYTNIDAAVKQIQAAERGGLQFIFLSDFFFMKEDLSATPPMISLDVLITLAALSQATERIGLIGTASTSFTEPYLLARQLKALDVISRGRIGWNAVPSYDAESFANFGKTLPPREKKYERLHEVVQIVQALWGSWEYEAGQPDQNGMFADPTHVRPVNLHGQHVGTRGPLPIPPSEQGQPVVVMPAGSSYGLQAAAMYANVIIGRPSSIEESRALRNTVRNAAEQAGRNADEVKLITFAGFTIGDTKREALDKRAALDDKTDIHGQLRLLSAYLGLNEELTQTDEPLTEAQLAAVHAHPLDTTSQHVVELAKAGWSPRDILAHAVLEPYPTVVGTGEQAADLLQEWYEADATDGFLLIFDDFNTGIDDFVDHVVPVLQERGIFHDDYEGRTFRDHFGLPPQYGLDPRIITE, encoded by the coding sequence ATGAATAATAAAAAAGAATTCACATCTGGTGTTCAAGATGTCGATAACACAGATGCAAGGACACAAAAAATACAAAAGAAACAAATGGTTCTGGGTGTAGCCTTAGGGAACAACTTTGGTATCCATCAAGGCGCATGGCGTATGCCGCATGTCGATCCTAATGATTACACGAACATCGATGCCGCTGTAAAACAGATACAGGCAGCTGAACGAGGTGGACTACAGTTCATCTTCTTGTCTGACTTTTTCTTCATGAAGGAGGACTTGAGCGCAACACCACCAATGATCAGTTTAGATGTACTCATTACTCTTGCTGCATTATCACAGGCTACAGAACGCATCGGATTAATCGGCACAGCATCTACTTCTTTCACTGAACCTTACTTACTGGCACGACAACTCAAGGCACTCGACGTCATCAGCCGTGGCCGTATTGGATGGAATGCTGTCCCGAGCTACGACGCTGAATCATTCGCGAACTTCGGCAAGACTCTACCGCCCCGTGAGAAAAAGTACGAGCGTCTCCATGAAGTGGTACAAATCGTTCAAGCACTTTGGGGCAGCTGGGAATATGAGGCAGGTCAGCCTGACCAAAATGGCATGTTCGCCGATCCGACTCATGTCCGACCAGTCAATCTTCACGGTCAACACGTCGGAACACGTGGTCCACTTCCAATCCCACCGTCTGAGCAAGGCCAGCCTGTCGTCGTTATGCCTGCTGGCAGTAGCTACGGCCTACAAGCAGCTGCTATGTATGCCAATGTCATTATTGGAAGACCATCAAGCATCGAGGAAAGTAGAGCATTACGTAACACTGTACGAAATGCCGCAGAACAAGCAGGTCGTAACGCTGATGAAGTTAAGCTAATCACATTCGCTGGTTTCACTATCGGTGATACAAAACGCGAAGCTCTTGATAAACGTGCTGCACTCGATGATAAGACAGACATCCACGGTCAGCTACGACTCTTGAGTGCTTACCTTGGTCTGAATGAGGAACTCACTCAGACTGACGAACCACTTACAGAAGCACAGCTTGCTGCAGTTCATGCACACCCATTAGATACTACATCTCAACATGTAGTAGAGCTAGCCAAAGCAGGATGGTCTCCTCGCGATATTCTTGCTCATGCCGTGTTAGAGCCATACCCAACGGTAGTTGGCACTGGCGAGCAGGCCGCTGACCTTCTACAAGAGTGGTATGAAGCAGATGCAACAGACGGCTTCCTGCTCATTTTCGATGATTTTAACACTGGAATAGATGACTTCGTAGATCACGTCGTACCAGTCTTACAAGAACGTGGCATCTTCCATGATGACTATGAAGGAAGAACCTTCCGTGATCACTTCGGACTACCACCACAATATGGACTCGATCCACGTATCATAACTGAATAG